A window from Gossypium raimondii isolate GPD5lz chromosome 7, ASM2569854v1, whole genome shotgun sequence encodes these proteins:
- the LOC105789991 gene encoding two-component response regulator ARR12, producing MRVERIINETNDEFPIGIRVLAVDDDPTCLLLLETLLRRCKYNVTTTNQAITALKLLRQNKFDLVICDVHMPDMDGFKLLELVGLEMDLPVIMLSANGDTNVVMKGITHGACDYLLKPVRIEELNNIWQHVVRRKRFERKDRYNSDSQDKLRADSGEAVGMGSIGNNGKLKKKRKDQDEDEERDENEDPSIRKKPRIVWSAELHSKFVAAVNQLGMKNATPKKILELMNVEKLTTQNVGSHLQKFRLYLKRISCAANQQVNIAAAVRMRSPNGLGNFHTLAGSNQLHNAAFRSFPPRGVLGRLNTHAGLLIRSLPSPGTIRSGHGQSAVNSGNDQSKLQSFVSGIHNANILQGLPMSLELDQVQTNNGVSHIGELPIADSTTVFPVSSSLIDATITGFSGNPLLGVTSHSLMLEASSQQAGNSRDIVPAIGFRNGNTLSDFAPLAPASNRESNADLQCEPIPINCNAGELITSAPQEWNSPYQSNVTPCSMNSSIPVSGTMVQFGLCLDQNNSMDSDSIGPSSFIDNSAMEQSIIDKEGYLMLEPWEQGSHIPYNIGLLEDLWELQ from the exons atgagagTAGAGCGAATAATCAATGAAACAAATGATGAGTTTCCCATTGGCATTCGAGTTTTGGCCGTTGATGATGATCCAACTTGTCTTTTACTGCTCGAGACTCTGCTTCGTCGATGCAAATACAATG TTACCACAACAAATCAAGCTATTACAGCATTGAAATTGTTGAGGCAAAACAAGTTTGATTTAGTGATTTGTGATGTTCATATGCCCGACATGGATGGTTTTAAGTTACTTGAGCTTGTCGGACTCGAGATGGACTTGCCTGTCATAA TGTTATCTGCAAATGGTGATACCAATGTTGTCATGAAAGGGATTACTCATGGAGCTTGTGATTATTTGCTGAAACCTGTTCGAATCGAAGAGTTAAACAATATATGGCAACATGTAGTCAGGAGGAAGAGGTTCGAGAGGAAAGATCGGTATAATTCCGATAGCCAAGACAAGCTTCGTGCCGATAGCGGTGAGGCTGTAGGGATGGGAAGCATTGGTAACAATGGGAAGTTAAAGAAAAAGCGGAAAGATCAAGACGAGGACGAGGAGAGGGATGAGAATGAGGATCCATCGATTCGAAAAAAACCTCGTATTGTTTGGTCAGCTGAGTTGCACAGTAAATTCGTTGCAGCGGTTAATCAGTTGGGCATGAAGA ATGCTACTCCTAAAAAGATCCTGGAATTGATGAATGTGGAAAAGCTTACCACACAAAATGTTGGCAGCCATCTGCAG AAATTTAGGCTTTACCTGAAAAGAATCAGCTGTGCGGCAAACCAACAAGTGAACATTGCAGCCGCTGTACGGATGAGGTCTCCAAATGGACTTGGGAATTTTCATACCTTGGCCGGATCTAATCAGCTTCATAATGCAGCCTTTAGATCTTTCCCACCTAGGGGTGTGCTTGGAAGATTGAACACGCATGCTGGGCTGCTTATACGCAGCCTTCCATCTCCTGGAACTATTCGATCAGGTCATGGGCAAAGCGCGGTTAATTCCGGTAATGATCAGAGCAAGTTGCAATCTTTTGTTTCTGGAATCCATAATGCTAACATTCTACAAGGCCTGCCTATGTCACTAGAACTTGATCAAGTACAAACTAACAATGGTGTTAGCCACATTGGAGAGCTGCCGATTGCTGATAGTACAACTGTTTTCCCCGTTTCTAGCAGTTTAATAGATGCAACAATAACCGGATTCTCCGGTAATCCACTTCTTGGTGTCACAAGCCACTCTTTGATGTTAGAAGCAAGCTCTCAGCAAGCCGGTAATTCGAGAGATATTGTTCCTGCAATAGGCTTCCGAAACGGGAATACTTTATCGGACTTTGCTCCCTTAGCTCCGGCTTCTAATCGGGAATCAAATGCGGATTTACAATGTGAACCAATCCCGATCAACTGTAATGCTGGGGAATTAATCACAAGTGCTCCTCAAGAATGGAATTCCCCCTACCAATCAAATGTTACACCTTGCTCAATGAACTCTTCAATCCCTGTTAGTGGTACTATGGTTCAGTTTGGCCTGTGCTTGGACCAAAATAACTCGATGGACTCGGATTCTATCGGACCGTCGAGTTTCATTGACAACTCAGCTATGGAACAATCAATAATTGACAAGGAAGGGTACCTAATGTTGGAACCATGGGAACAGGGGAGTCACATACCTTATAACATTGGTTTATTGGAAGATCTCTGGGAATTGCAATGA